In Urechidicola croceus, a single window of DNA contains:
- a CDS encoding TPM domain-containing protein, which yields MKKLFLFIFIISLVSCKHSMKMDAMEDVKGCPPTGIVFPESIGYVNDFTYLFSENETTLLTKRIDSFKLVSSNEIAIVTLDSVPYNINQFTDDLGNYWGVGKKDKNNGLIILVSKMNRKVRISTGLGTRKILTDSICNEIIQNQMIPMFKEDNFYQGVDDALDLVFQTWK from the coding sequence ATGAAAAAGTTATTCCTATTTATTTTTATAATTTCCTTAGTTTCTTGTAAGCATTCAATGAAAATGGATGCAATGGAAGATGTTAAAGGTTGTCCTCCAACAGGAATTGTTTTTCCAGAGTCAATAGGGTATGTAAATGATTTTACTTATTTGTTTTCTGAAAATGAAACCACTTTGTTAACGAAAAGAATAGATTCTTTTAAATTAGTTTCTAGCAATGAGATTGCTATTGTGACATTAGATTCGGTACCATACAATATCAATCAATTTACTGATGATTTAGGGAATTATTGGGGAGTTGGTAAAAAGGATAAAAATAACGGATTGATTATTTTAGTATCTAAAATGAATAGAAAAGTTAGAATTTCAACAGGTTTAGGTACTAGAAAAATACTTACAGATTCCATTTGTAATGAAATAATTCAAAATCAAATGATTCCTATGTTTAAAGAAGATAATTTTTATCAAGGAGTTGATGATGCATTAGATCTAGTTTTTCAAACTTGGAAATAA
- a CDS encoding TPM domain-containing protein: protein MENITIKYRNITFFILSMLMCFTVYSQDIPAKPSFIPALIDSTKTLTNSQFNALSKKLERYSDSTSTEVFMMIMNTTGGEEIKYYATQLGHKWEIGQVGKDNGVVVLLALDDRKVTIQTGYGVEHLLTDALSRRIINNVMLPNFKEGNYYQGLDRGADVIFEILSGEYQNEKQYSDEPGIPIGMILFFIFIILMIIMSKRNKGGGNRNGGRNSTAGSILEAIILSNAGRGGFGGGGFGGSSSGGGFGGGGFGGFGGGGGFGGGGASGGW from the coding sequence TTGGAAAATATCACCATAAAATATAGAAATATTACATTCTTTATACTAAGTATGTTGATGTGTTTTACGGTTTATTCACAAGATATTCCTGCAAAACCAAGTTTTATTCCTGCATTAATTGATAGTACCAAAACACTAACGAATTCTCAATTTAATGCATTGTCAAAAAAATTAGAACGTTACAGTGATTCTACTTCTACTGAGGTTTTCATGATGATTATGAATACAACTGGAGGAGAAGAAATAAAATACTATGCAACACAATTAGGTCATAAATGGGAAATAGGTCAAGTAGGTAAAGATAATGGAGTTGTTGTTTTACTAGCACTTGATGATAGGAAAGTTACTATACAAACTGGTTATGGAGTAGAACATTTGTTAACTGATGCTCTTTCAAGAAGAATTATAAATAATGTGATGTTGCCGAATTTTAAAGAAGGTAATTATTATCAGGGACTAGATAGAGGGGCTGATGTAATATTTGAAATCCTAAGTGGAGAATATCAAAATGAAAAACAATATTCTGATGAGCCAGGAATACCGATTGGGATGATACTTTTCTTCATTTTTATTATTTTGATGATTATCATGTCCAAACGAAATAAAGGTGGAGGAAATCGAAATGGTGGAAGAAATTCGACAGCCGGTAGTATTTTAGAAGCAATCATTCTAAGCAACGCAGGCCGAGGAGGTTTCGGCGGAGGTGGCTTTGGTGGAAGTTCTAGTGGTGGAGGTTTTGGAGGCGGAGGCTTCGGTGGTTTTGGAGGCGGAGGCGGCTTCGGTGGAGGTGGTGCTTCAGGAGGATGGTAA
- a CDS encoding TPM domain-containing protein, which yields MSLVEEFLTTNEEQQIIDAIKSAEDHTSGEIRVHIENSSEKPPLERAKEVFCYLKMNETKLQNGVLFYVAVDSHQFAIYGDKGIYEQVPHNFWDDEKDLVINHFSKKQNAKGLVLAIEKVGEKLKELYPVTIDNSNELSNEISKG from the coding sequence ATGTCTTTAGTTGAAGAGTTTTTAACGACAAATGAAGAGCAGCAAATAATTGATGCTATAAAATCTGCTGAAGATCATACTTCAGGAGAAATACGCGTACATATTGAAAATTCTTCCGAAAAGCCTCCCTTGGAAAGAGCAAAGGAGGTTTTTTGTTATTTAAAAATGAATGAGACAAAACTTCAAAATGGAGTCCTTTTTTATGTTGCTGTTGATAGTCATCAATTTGCAATTTATGGAGATAAAGGAATCTATGAGCAAGTACCTCATAATTTTTGGGATGATGAAAAAGATTTAGTTATCAATCATTTCTCGAAAAAACAGAACGCTAAAGGTTTAGTGCTTGCAATTGAAAAAGTTGGGGAAAAATTAAAAGAATTATATCCTGTAACTATTGATAATTCTAATGAATTGTCAAACGAAATATCTAAAGGTTAA
- a CDS encoding LemA family protein, whose protein sequence is MKKLLIPLILLAVIAFALYNWGVGFNNTAVSLQENATKTWGDVENSYQRRNDLIGNLVKTVQGAADFERGTLTDVIEARAKATSTTIDPSNITPEQMTAFNQAQGGLTSALSKLMVVVERYPELKANQNFLELQSQLEGTENRINVARDRFNKAVQPYNQHIKTFPNSLLAGWFGFDGMEYFQAEAGAESAPDVDFDFK, encoded by the coding sequence ATGAAAAAATTACTTATACCATTAATTTTACTTGCTGTTATTGCTTTTGCACTATACAATTGGGGTGTTGGATTTAATAATACAGCGGTAAGTTTACAAGAGAATGCAACTAAAACTTGGGGAGATGTTGAAAATTCATATCAACGTAGAAATGATTTAATAGGTAACCTAGTTAAAACTGTGCAAGGAGCTGCAGATTTTGAAAGAGGAACATTGACTGACGTTATTGAAGCAAGAGCGAAAGCAACTTCCACAACAATTGATCCTTCTAATATTACTCCAGAGCAAATGACTGCATTTAATCAAGCACAAGGAGGGTTAACTAGTGCATTGTCAAAATTAATGGTAGTAGTAGAGCGTTATCCAGAATTAAAAGCAAATCAAAATTTTTTAGAACTTCAAAGTCAATTAGAAGGAACTGAAAATAGAATTAATGTAGCCCGTGATAGGTTTAATAAAGCAGTACAGCCATATAATCAACATATTAAAACATTTCCAAATTCATTATTAGCAGGATGGTTTGGATTTGATGGTATGGAATATTTTCAGGCAGAAGCTGGAGCAGAAAGTGCACCTGATGTAGATTTTGATTTTAAATAA
- a CDS encoding MerR family transcriptional regulator, protein MYIDLPEKRYYKIGEVAKAFDVNTSLIRFWENEFSILKPKKNNKGNRLFTADDLKNLKLIYHLVKEKGYTLDGAKKKMKENPKTMDNLEIISNLENIKQELINIKNQLL, encoded by the coding sequence ATGTATATTGACTTACCGGAAAAAAGATACTATAAAATTGGCGAAGTAGCCAAGGCATTTGATGTAAACACATCTCTAATTCGTTTTTGGGAAAATGAATTTTCTATTTTAAAACCAAAAAAAAACAACAAAGGAAATCGACTTTTTACTGCTGATGATTTAAAGAATTTAAAACTTATTTATCATTTAGTAAAAGAAAAAGGTTATACACTTGATGGTGCTAAAAAGAAAATGAAAGAAAATCCTAAAACTATGGATAATTTAGAAATTATTTCAAATTTAGAAAATATCAAACAGGAATTAATAAATATCAAAAATCAACTATTATGA
- a CDS encoding M23 family metallopeptidase — MAKVKYHYDSETLSYKKIERKRRTVFTKFFGSVVAFGLAMILGYVVLSRFFETPGEKVLKREYEFLKLNYASLEKKQAEFEHVLEDLQVRDNNIYRTFFELNPIPEEQRTAGFGGVNRYKSLQGFEDSKLVTDITENMDILSKQLYIQSKSLDEIVKLAKNKEELLAAIPAIQPVKNEDLTRMASGYGWRTDPFLKTRKKHYGMDFTAPRGTPVFATGPGKVTRADQSASGFGKHIRIDHGFGYTSLYAHLSKYNVRKGQKVKRGDLIGFVGNTGRSQAPHLHYEIRKNKERINPINFYYGNLSPKEFEAMQKAAQIEGQSLD; from the coding sequence ATGGCGAAAGTTAAATACCATTACGATTCAGAAACTTTATCTTATAAAAAGATAGAAAGAAAAAGGCGTACAGTTTTTACCAAATTTTTTGGTTCAGTTGTTGCTTTTGGATTAGCAATGATATTAGGTTATGTAGTGTTGTCTAGATTTTTTGAGACTCCTGGAGAAAAAGTGTTGAAAAGAGAATATGAATTTCTTAAATTAAATTATGCTTCACTAGAGAAAAAACAAGCAGAGTTTGAACATGTTTTAGAAGATTTACAAGTAAGAGATAATAATATTTACCGTACTTTTTTTGAATTAAATCCGATTCCAGAAGAACAAAGAACTGCAGGTTTTGGTGGAGTGAATAGATATAAATCTTTACAAGGATTTGAAGACTCAAAATTAGTGACTGATATAACTGAAAATATGGATATTCTTTCAAAACAGTTGTATATTCAGTCAAAATCATTAGATGAAATTGTAAAATTGGCAAAGAATAAAGAAGAGTTATTAGCCGCAATACCAGCAATTCAGCCAGTAAAAAATGAAGATTTAACTCGTATGGCATCTGGTTATGGATGGCGTACAGATCCTTTTTTAAAAACACGTAAAAAACATTATGGAATGGATTTTACAGCACCAAGAGGAACACCAGTTTTTGCAACCGGACCAGGAAAAGTAACTCGTGCTGATCAAAGCGCTTCTGGTTTTGGGAAACATATTAGAATTGATCACGGATTTGGATATACTTCTTTATATGCGCATTTGAGTAAATATAATGTTCGTAAAGGGCAAAAGGTAAAACGTGGAGATTTAATTGGCTTCGTTGGTAATACAGGTCGATCACAAGCGCCACATCTTCATTATGAAATCCGTAAAAACAAAGAAAGAATCAATCCAATAAATTTCTATTATGGAAATTTATCTCCTAAAGAATTTGAGGCTATGCAAAAAGCTGCTCAAATTGAAGGGCAATCACTTGATTAA
- the alaS gene encoding alanine--tRNA ligase gives MTAQEIRQQFLDFFKDKEHKIVPSAPMVLKNDPTLMFVNAGMVPFKEYFLGQKKVTDSRVADTQKCLRVSGKHNDLEEVGMDTYHHTMFEMLGNWSFGDYFKKEAIAWAWELLTEVYKIDKNSMYVTVFEGDKSENLDFDQDAYDYWKKIVPEDRILNGNKKDNFWEMGAQGPCGPCSEIHVDIRSAEEKAKVDGKTLVNMDHPQVIEIWNLVFMEFNRKADGSLEKLPNQHVDTGMGFERLCMVIQGVQSNYDTDVFTPIIREIETIANSKYNASDKKEDVAIRVIADHIRAVAFAIADGQLPSNNGAGYVIRRILRRAIRYGFTFLNQKDAFIYRLVDVLSKHMSGSFPEIKAQKQLIENVIKEEELSFLRTLDQGLNLLDTIISNNKSPKISGKKVFELKDTYGFPEDLTDLILRENGLSYNEEEFTSELEKQKERGRKATAVETDDWQILIEDDEEEFIGYDTLEATVKITRYRKVSSKKDGDMYQLVFNITPFYPEGGGQVGDKGYLEDPNGDTIYIVDTKKENNLIIHFAKSLPKDPSHLFTIKVDEKQRFRTECNHTATHLLHQALRTILGTHVEQKGSAVHSKYLRFDFSHFSKVTNEQLQEIEDFVNARIQGKLPLNEHRNIPMQTAIDNGAMALFGEKYGDTVRMIQFGKSMELCGGTHVENTSDIWHFKITSESAIASGVRRVEAITSDAVKDYYANQDQEYSEVKSALKNAQNPVKAIEQIQNENIALKKQIEQLLKDKASNLKESLKSEIQEINGINFIAKKIDLEQNNIKDLAFELGNEIENLFFFVATAPAKDKAMLTCYIAKNLVEEKELNAGQVVRELGKLIHGGGGGQPFFATAGGKSPGGIPKVLERVKSYIE, from the coding sequence ATGACAGCACAAGAAATACGTCAGCAGTTTTTAGATTTTTTCAAAGATAAGGAACATAAAATAGTTCCTTCTGCTCCAATGGTATTGAAAAACGACCCTACATTAATGTTTGTTAATGCGGGAATGGTTCCGTTTAAAGAGTACTTTTTAGGACAAAAGAAAGTAACTGATTCTCGTGTTGCTGACACTCAAAAATGTTTACGTGTTTCTGGAAAGCACAATGATTTAGAAGAAGTTGGTATGGATACCTATCATCATACGATGTTTGAAATGTTAGGTAACTGGAGTTTTGGTGATTATTTTAAGAAAGAAGCAATTGCTTGGGCTTGGGAATTATTAACTGAAGTATATAAGATTGACAAAAACAGTATGTATGTAACTGTTTTTGAAGGTGACAAAAGTGAAAATTTAGATTTTGATCAAGACGCTTATGATTACTGGAAAAAAATTGTTCCAGAAGACCGAATCTTAAATGGAAATAAAAAAGATAATTTCTGGGAAATGGGTGCTCAAGGGCCTTGTGGACCATGTTCAGAAATTCATGTAGATATTCGTTCTGCTGAAGAAAAAGCCAAAGTAGATGGTAAAACTTTGGTTAATATGGATCATCCTCAAGTGATTGAAATATGGAATTTAGTTTTCATGGAATTCAATCGAAAAGCCGATGGTTCTCTTGAAAAATTACCAAACCAACATGTTGATACTGGAATGGGATTTGAACGTTTATGTATGGTAATTCAAGGCGTACAATCTAATTATGACACAGATGTTTTTACTCCGATTATTCGTGAGATAGAAACAATTGCCAATTCAAAATATAACGCTTCAGATAAAAAAGAAGATGTTGCAATTCGTGTAATAGCCGATCATATTCGTGCAGTAGCATTTGCTATTGCCGATGGACAATTACCTAGTAACAATGGTGCTGGTTATGTTATTCGTAGAATTTTACGTAGAGCAATACGTTATGGATTTACTTTCTTAAACCAAAAAGATGCCTTTATCTATAGATTAGTTGATGTATTGAGCAAACATATGTCTGGTTCATTTCCAGAAATAAAGGCTCAAAAACAATTGATTGAAAATGTGATTAAAGAAGAAGAATTATCTTTCTTAAGAACATTAGACCAAGGTTTAAATTTACTAGATACTATTATTTCAAATAATAAATCACCTAAAATATCAGGTAAAAAAGTATTTGAATTAAAAGATACATATGGTTTTCCTGAAGATTTAACTGATTTGATTCTTCGTGAAAACGGATTGTCTTATAATGAAGAGGAATTTACTTCTGAATTAGAAAAACAAAAAGAAAGAGGAAGAAAAGCAACTGCTGTTGAAACTGACGATTGGCAAATTCTAATTGAAGATGACGAAGAAGAATTTATTGGTTATGACACTCTTGAAGCGACAGTTAAAATTACGCGTTATAGAAAGGTTTCCTCTAAAAAAGATGGTGACATGTACCAATTGGTATTTAATATCACTCCTTTTTATCCTGAAGGTGGTGGACAAGTTGGTGATAAAGGTTATTTAGAAGATCCAAATGGTGATACTATCTATATTGTTGATACTAAAAAAGAGAATAATCTAATTATTCATTTTGCTAAAAGCCTACCAAAAGACCCTTCTCATTTATTCACTATAAAAGTAGATGAGAAACAACGTTTTAGAACTGAATGTAATCATACTGCAACTCACTTATTACATCAAGCATTAAGAACAATTTTGGGAACTCATGTTGAGCAAAAAGGTTCGGCAGTACATTCAAAATATTTACGCTTTGACTTTTCACATTTTTCTAAAGTTACCAACGAACAATTACAGGAAATTGAAGATTTTGTAAACGCACGTATTCAAGGAAAACTACCTTTAAACGAACACAGAAATATACCAATGCAAACAGCCATTGACAATGGCGCTATGGCTTTGTTTGGCGAAAAATATGGAGATACTGTTCGTATGATTCAGTTTGGAAAATCAATGGAATTGTGTGGTGGAACTCATGTTGAAAACACAAGTGACATTTGGCATTTCAAAATTACTTCTGAAAGTGCAATTGCTTCAGGTGTACGTCGTGTTGAGGCCATCACTTCTGATGCGGTAAAAGATTATTATGCAAATCAAGATCAAGAATATTCAGAAGTTAAATCTGCATTAAAAAACGCACAAAATCCTGTAAAGGCTATAGAACAAATACAAAATGAAAATATTGCATTAAAAAAACAAATCGAGCAATTATTAAAAGATAAGGCAAGTAATTTAAAAGAATCTTTAAAATCTGAAATTCAAGAAATTAATGGCATTAATTTTATTGCAAAAAAAATTGATTTAGAACAGAATAACATCAAAGATTTAGCCTTTGAACTAGGAAATGAAATTGAAAATTTATTTTTCTTTGTTGCAACTGCTCCTGCAAAAGACAAAGCAATGTTAACATGCTATATTGCTAAAAATTTAGTCGAAGAAAAAGAGTTAAATGCGGGACAGGTTGTGAGAGAATTAGGGAAATTAATTCATGGTGGTGGAGGTGGACAGCCTTTCTTTGCAACGGCAGGTGGGAAAAGTCCTGGAGGAATTCCAAAGGTATTAGAGAGAGTGAAAAGTTATATTGAATAG
- a CDS encoding GSCFA domain-containing protein: protein MNFRTQIPLNTYTPLSVHKIDYESEILLFGSCFTENIGNKLDYFKFHKSVNPFGILFHPKAIENLITNAVNEKEYKENDMIFHNECWHCFEAHSELSDSSKDELLSILNENINSTYKQLINSSHIIITLGTSWVYRFVETDTIVANCHKIPQKKFLKELLSAEEIIESLDSIVTLVKSINPNCEFIFTVSPVRHLKDGFTENALSKAHLLAAIHQVIEPRKHIHYFPSYEIMMDDLRDYRFYKEDMIHPNETAVNYIWEQFKSVWIDKNTSDLMAEIDTIQKGLAHRPFNKSSKQHQQFLEKLNLKMERLRKEKNIHF from the coding sequence ATGAACTTCAGAACTCAAATACCACTTAACACTTACACTCCGCTCAGTGTTCATAAAATAGATTATGAATCTGAAATACTGTTGTTTGGGTCTTGTTTTACTGAAAATATTGGGAATAAGTTAGATTACTTTAAGTTTCACAAAAGTGTGAATCCTTTTGGAATACTTTTCCATCCAAAGGCGATAGAAAATTTAATTACCAATGCTGTAAATGAAAAAGAATACAAAGAAAATGATATGATTTTTCATAATGAATGCTGGCATTGTTTTGAAGCGCATTCAGAATTAAGTGATTCTTCGAAAGATGAATTACTTTCAATTTTAAATGAAAATATTAATTCTACATACAAGCAACTAATCAACTCAAGTCATATAATCATTACCCTTGGTACTTCTTGGGTGTATAGATTTGTAGAAACAGACACAATTGTTGCCAACTGTCATAAAATTCCGCAAAAAAAATTTTTAAAAGAACTTCTTTCAGCAGAAGAAATAATAGAAAGTTTGGATTCAATAGTGACTTTGGTTAAAAGTATAAACCCAAACTGCGAATTTATTTTTACCGTTTCTCCAGTCCGTCATTTAAAGGATGGATTTACAGAAAACGCGTTAAGCAAAGCACACTTATTAGCCGCAATTCATCAAGTTATTGAACCAAGAAAACATATACATTATTTTCCTTCTTACGAAATTATGATGGATGATTTACGTGATTATCGTTTTTATAAAGAAGATATGATTCATCCTAATGAAACTGCTGTTAATTACATTTGGGAGCAGTTTAAATCTGTTTGGATTGATAAGAATACTTCTGATTTAATGGCTGAAATTGATACTATTCAAAAAGGATTAGCACATAGACCTTTCAATAAAAGTTCTAAACAACATCAACAGTTTTTAGAAAAATTAAATTTAAAAATGGAAAGACTTAGGAAAGAAAAAAATATTCATTTTTAA
- a CDS encoding rhodanese-like domain-containing protein, with protein sequence MDEIQEYLKKGAVVIDVRTVAEYADGHVEGSHNIVLDTIPHNVEKIKAFGKPIIAVCRSGARSGSATQFLNDEGLDVINGGPWQNVAQYVTE encoded by the coding sequence ATGGACGAAATACAAGAATATTTAAAAAAAGGAGCAGTAGTAATAGATGTTCGAACAGTCGCTGAATATGCAGATGGTCATGTTGAAGGTTCACACAATATTGTATTGGATACAATTCCTCATAATGTTGAGAAAATTAAAGCATTTGGAAAACCGATTATTGCTGTATGTAGAAGTGGAGCAAGAAGTGGTTCAGCAACTCAATTTTTAAATGATGAAGGACTCGATGTAATTAATGGTGGTCCATGGCAGAATGTTGCACAATATGTAACTGAATAA
- a CDS encoding aromatic amino acid hydroxylase produces the protein MELQFKLNSITKRLPRHLHKFILKQPYEYYTAQNQAVWRYVMRMSIDSLKNYAHHSFIEGLDKVGISIDEIPRMEGMNRILKDIGWAAVSVDGFIPPNAFMEFQAYNVLVIASDMRTINHIEYTPAPDIIHESSGHAPIIANPEYAEYLRRFGEIGSKAISSKRDYELYEAIRFLSILKENPNSTEIEIENAEQKVLEIQNELGELSEMAQIRNMHWWSVEYGLIGEIDNPKIYGAGLLSSIGESELCLQDTVKKIPYSIDVAQVNFDITQPQPQLFVTPDFAFLSKVLDEFANTMALRTGGLKSIKKLINSGNIGTIELSTGLQISGVFTKVIEDNSLPIYIQTTGETALAYREKELIGHGIDYHTEGFGSPIGKLKGINLAIEDMSPKDLEAYGLYEGKSIELNFEGGVTVKGEIITGQRNLQGKIILISFKNCTVTHKDLILFKPEWGIYDMAVGKEVVSGFSGPASMNSFEDRTEVSKAKTIKINYSPKELKLFDLYQKVRDLRTNGKVDFEILESIFIILQKDFSSDWLLPLEIYELVYDSNTNLEKVVLNYLNSLDKFQKLIQNGLKLIQKKISV, from the coding sequence ATGGAATTACAATTTAAATTAAATAGTATTACTAAAAGACTTCCAAGACATCTTCATAAGTTTATTTTAAAACAGCCTTATGAATATTATACGGCGCAAAACCAGGCGGTATGGAGGTATGTGATGCGAATGAGTATTGATTCATTAAAAAACTATGCTCATCATTCATTTATTGAAGGCTTGGATAAGGTTGGAATTTCAATTGATGAAATTCCGAGAATGGAAGGGATGAATCGTATTTTAAAAGATATTGGTTGGGCTGCAGTTTCTGTTGATGGATTTATACCGCCAAATGCTTTTATGGAATTTCAAGCATATAATGTTTTAGTAATTGCAAGTGATATGCGAACCATAAATCATATTGAATACACACCAGCACCAGATATAATTCATGAATCATCAGGTCATGCTCCAATTATTGCCAATCCTGAATATGCAGAATATTTAAGAAGGTTTGGTGAAATAGGTTCAAAGGCAATTTCTTCAAAACGTGATTATGAATTATATGAGGCAATCCGGTTTTTGTCAATCTTGAAAGAAAACCCAAATTCAACTGAAATAGAAATAGAAAATGCAGAACAAAAAGTTTTAGAAATTCAAAATGAGTTAGGAGAATTATCAGAAATGGCTCAAATTAGAAATATGCATTGGTGGTCAGTTGAGTATGGTTTAATAGGTGAAATAGACAATCCTAAAATTTACGGAGCTGGCTTATTGTCTTCAATAGGTGAGAGTGAGTTGTGTTTACAGGACACTGTAAAAAAGATTCCGTATTCAATTGATGTTGCACAAGTAAATTTTGACATAACCCAACCACAACCACAGTTATTTGTAACTCCAGATTTTGCTTTTTTAAGCAAAGTTTTGGATGAATTTGCAAATACAATGGCCTTAAGAACTGGTGGGTTAAAAAGTATTAAAAAATTAATTAATTCAGGAAATATAGGAACTATTGAATTGAGTACTGGACTTCAAATTTCTGGTGTATTTACCAAAGTAATTGAAGATAATAGTTTACCTATATATATTCAGACCACAGGAGAAACTGCTTTGGCTTACAGAGAAAAAGAGTTGATTGGTCATGGTATCGATTATCATACAGAAGGCTTTGGTAGTCCAATTGGAAAATTGAAAGGGATTAATTTGGCAATTGAAGATATGTCACCCAAAGATTTAGAAGCATATGGATTGTATGAAGGAAAAAGTATTGAATTAAATTTTGAGGGAGGAGTAACTGTAAAAGGTGAAATTATTACAGGGCAAAGAAACCTTCAGGGTAAAATAATTTTAATTTCCTTCAAAAACTGTACTGTAACACATAAGGATTTGATTTTGTTTAAGCCAGAATGGGGAATTTATGATATGGCAGTAGGTAAAGAAGTTGTTTCTGGATTTTCAGGACCAGCATCAATGAATTCATTTGAAGATAGAACTGAGGTATCTAAAGCAAAAACAATAAAAATTAATTATTCTCCTAAAGAATTGAAATTATTTGATTTGTATCAAAAGGTTAGAGATTTAAGGACGAATGGAAAAGTTGATTTTGAAATTTTGGAAAGTATATTTATAATTTTACAAAAAGACTTTTCTTCTGATTGGTTATTGCCTTTGGAGATTTATGAGTTGGTTTATGACTCAAACACCAACCTAGAAAAAGTAGTTTTAAACTATTTAAATTCATTAGATAAATTTCAAAAATTAATTCAAAATGGACTTAAATTAATTCAAAAGAAAATTTCGGTATAA
- a CDS encoding M48 family metalloprotease produces the protein MRNRGGLKIRLLIGGAIILFSLFKYYSNREVNEYTGKKQSITLTPEDEIAIGLQSAPSMAQQHGGLYPSQEAQDLVDRVGNSLVNNSIARNTPYQYDFHLLRDPEAINAFALPGGQIFITYALFSKLENEDQLAGVLGHEIGHVVGRHSAERMAKQGLTQGILSGVMVGADGGAGQMAAMVANAINMKYGRGDELESDDLGVKFMIKAGYQPEEMIGVMQILKSAAGPNRVPEFQSTHPDPENRIEKIKEAIEKYR, from the coding sequence ATGAGAAATAGAGGCGGATTAAAAATCAGACTACTAATTGGTGGTGCCATAATTCTGTTTTCTTTATTCAAGTACTATTCAAATAGGGAGGTTAATGAATATACTGGCAAAAAACAAAGTATAACATTAACTCCAGAAGATGAAATTGCTATTGGGTTACAAAGTGCTCCTTCAATGGCTCAGCAGCATGGTGGACTTTATCCAAGCCAAGAGGCGCAAGATTTAGTTGATAGAGTTGGTAATTCATTAGTAAATAATAGTATTGCTAGAAATACACCTTATCAATATGATTTTCATTTACTACGTGATCCTGAAGCAATAAATGCTTTTGCACTTCCTGGAGGTCAAATATTTATTACTTATGCTTTATTTTCTAAACTAGAAAATGAAGATCAATTAGCAGGTGTTTTAGGTCATGAAATCGGACATGTAGTTGGAAGACATTCAGCAGAAAGGATGGCAAAGCAAGGTTTAACTCAAGGAATATTATCTGGTGTAATGGTAGGTGCAGATGGAGGTGCAGGTCAAATGGCCGCAATGGTTGCTAATGCAATCAATATGAAATATGGTCGGGGTGATGAGTTAGAGAGTGATGATTTAGGAGTAAAGTTTATGATAAAAGCTGGATACCAACCTGAAGAAATGATTGGTGTAATGCAAATATTAAAAAGTGCTGCTGGACCTAATAGAGTTCCAGAATTTCAAAGTACACACCCTGATCCTGAAAATAGAATTGAAAAAATTAAAGAAGCAATTGAAAAATACAGATAA
- a CDS encoding ankyrin repeat domain-containing protein, producing MKNLLLTSLFILALGLNSNAKNSAVKNNSSSNVLIVQTKVNTFCKLIQMGEYDAVKNLIKTGTNINQKSMGLTPLMYAARQNKTEIVKLLIENGAKLKIKSDKGYTALEYAKMSKANDAFNIIKEALDA from the coding sequence ATGAAAAACCTATTATTGACTTCGCTATTTATTTTAGCGTTAGGATTAAATTCTAATGCTAAAAATTCTGCTGTAAAAAACAATTCTTCAAGCAATGTATTAATTGTTCAAACTAAAGTTAACACCTTTTGTAAACTAATTCAAATGGGTGAGTATGATGCCGTGAAAAATTTGATTAAAACGGGAACAAATATTAATCAAAAATCAATGGGTTTAACACCTTTGATGTATGCAGCAAGACAAAATAAAACTGAAATTGTAAAATTACTTATTGAAAATGGAGCTAAACTAAAAATTAAATCAGACAAAGGCTATACTGCATTGGAATATGCTAAAATGTCAAAAGCAAATGATGCTTTTAACATTATTAAAGAGGCACTAGATGCATAA